The following are from one region of the Juglans regia cultivar Chandler chromosome 10, Walnut 2.0, whole genome shotgun sequence genome:
- the LOC118349659 gene encoding uncharacterized protein LOC118349659, which translates to MSGLQAELMQQKVSVALTNEETVFCTKMIVECPLEINNVISKVDLLVFVFLGLNIILGMDWLFRHFASINCQQRTVTSRMPGMEDNRVFWGNMLQSMPRMITSLQAKNELASGFKAYLVHLVHKKKESTEVRCILVIRNFPKVWGELPELPPPRELRFLIELEPGIVLVHKAPYRMTPIKLKELKSCDSPRPRLGLDGV; encoded by the coding sequence ATGAGTGGTCTTCAGGCAGAGCTAATGCAGCAAAAGGTTTCAGTAGCGTTAACTAACGAAGAGACGGTGTTTTGCACCAAAATGATTGTAGAGTGTCCTTTGGAGATAAACAATGTTATCTCGAAAGTGGATCtgttagtttttgtgtttttaggtCTCAACATTATCTTAGGCATGGATTGGTTATTTAGGCATTTTGCTAGTATAAATTGCCAGCAAAGGACAGTGACATCTCGAATGCCCGGAATGGAAGATAATAGAGTATTCTGGGGCAATATGTTACAATCAATGCCGAGAATGATTACCTCACTACAAGCAAAGAATGAGTTGGCGAGCGGGTTTAAAGCCTATTTAGTACACTTAGTACATAAGAAGAAAGAGTCTACGGAGGTACGATGTATACTAGTAATAAGGAATTTCCCAAAAGTGTGGGGGGAATTGCCAGAATTACCACCTCCTAGGGAACTTAGGTTTTTGATTGAGTTGGAACCCGGGATAGTTTTAGTGCATAAGGCACCTTACAGGATGACTCCAATCAAGTTGAAAGAGCTAAAGAGTTGTGACTCTCCTAgaccccgcttgggattggacggtgtcTGA